In Bacillus sp. (in: firmicutes), the sequence TGAAAGGGAAAAGTGGCGGGACCACTTTGGTTGCTGCGATTGTGGACAATCAGGGCTATCTTTATTGGGGAGCAGTCGGGGACAGCATGATTACGATATTTAGAAACGGTGACTTCATAAATGTTAACGAAAAGCAAACTTATGAATCCGTACTTGAGGAACGCTATATTTCAGGTGAAATAACTCAAGCGGAGATACAAGCGAATCCAATGAGAAAAAGACTTATTAATTATTTGGGATACTCAGGTTTTAAAAATATAGAAATTGGCAACAAACCGATAAAGCTGAACAAGAACGATAAAGTTGTTTTATATAGCGATGGAATTTCTGACAGTTTAACAGAAATAGAGATTGAAAAAATCCTATCCAAGAATATTTTACCTTATGATGCTGCCCAAGAAATAGTTGAAGCTGTTGAGCA encodes:
- a CDS encoding serine/threonine-protein phosphatase yields the protein MYEQGISPYIIVLICIFILLVLLYSRHILLNKNKKVEIEIGNGQTIGTREEQDDSFSTMTTASGTIAVLADGISGLSNGKMASMIAVQTFINEFSNITSTENMRDFFTKAAQLSNREIMYNLKGKSGGTTLVAAIVDNQGYLYWGAVGDSMITIFRNGDFINVNEKQTYESVLEERYISGEITQAEIQANPMRKRLINYLGYSGFKNIEIGNKPIKLNKNDKVVLYSDGISDSLTEIEIEKILSKNILPYDAAQEIVEAVEQKQLKNQDNATVIILANGW